The Aquidulcibacter paucihalophilus genome has a window encoding:
- the bfr gene encoding bacterioferritin, translating to MKGDPAIIRTLNAVLTNELTAVNQYFLHARMFESWGLKHLGQIIYDESIGEMKHADMLIKRVLFLDGLPNLQDLHKLKIGETAVECLGADLQLELGGRETVKAGVAQCEAAQDFVSRDLLMRILNDTEEHIDFLEAQFKLIEQLGEQNYLQSAMTEIAPDKSATGN from the coding sequence ATGAAGGGCGATCCCGCGATCATCCGCACGCTCAACGCGGTGCTGACCAACGAACTGACGGCCGTGAACCAGTATTTCCTGCACGCCCGGATGTTCGAGAGCTGGGGCCTGAAACATCTCGGCCAGATCATCTACGACGAATCGATCGGCGAGATGAAACACGCCGACATGCTGATCAAGCGGGTGCTGTTCCTCGACGGCCTGCCCAACCTGCAGGACCTGCACAAGCTGAAGATCGGCGAGACCGCCGTGGAATGCCTCGGCGCCGACCTGCAGCTGGAGCTGGGCGGGCGCGAGACGGTGAAGGCCGGCGTGGCCCAGTGCGAGGCCGCCCAGGACTTCGTCAGCCGCGACCTCCTGATGCGCATCCTCAACGACACCGAGGAACACATCGACTTCCTCGAGGCGCAGTTCAAACTGATCGAACAGCTGGGCGAGCAGAACTATCTGCAGTCGGCCATGACCGAAATCGCTCCGGACAAGAGCGCGACCGGGAACTGA